From Daucus carota subsp. sativus chromosome 6, DH1 v3.0, whole genome shotgun sequence, the proteins below share one genomic window:
- the LOC108227808 gene encoding uncharacterized protein LOC108227808, with the protein MNLADSESRPVLGPAGNKSRPVELRKPVAKPKSNTKMEVVSGEVKGKKSPTLSGAIPNGKLMNCVVKKEQERRVFRSNLSMNASCSSDNSSDSSHSRASTGRITRKSVPILRKQSVTKAQKGVGSDGSVNGELGTGELVDAKKRCAWVTPNTDPCYVAFHDEEWGVPVHDDRKLFELLSLSTALAELTWPAILNKRQLFRDVFQDFEPVGVAKLNEKRITAVGSIASSLLSELKLRVIIENARQMCKIIDEFGSFDKYIWGFVNHKPTVGHFRYPRQVPIKTSKADVISKDLVKRGFRGVGPTVVYSFMQVAGITNDHLISCYRFQECIVAECAKDKDGSFKDRFEGKQIEDEPDLGVTGAIDGLSLSQD; encoded by the exons ATGAATTTAGCTGATTCGGAGTCACGTCCGGTTCTCGGACCCGCCGGGAACAAATCTAGACCGGTGGAATTGCGTAAACCGGTGGCGAAACCGAAGAGTAACACTAAAATGGAGGTTGTTAGTGGCGAAGTCAAGGGGAAGAAGTCGCCGACATTGTCGGGGGCGATTCCGAATGGGAAGCTGATGAATTGTGTGGTGAAGAAGGAGCAGGAGCGGAGGGTGTTTAGGTCCAATTTGTCGATGAATGCGTCGTGTTCTTCGGATAATTCGTCGGATTCGTCTCATAGTCGAGCTTCGACTGGGAGGATTACGAGGAAGAGTGTGCCGATTTTGAGGAAGCAGTCGGTTACGAAGGCTCAGAAAGGTGTTGGGAGTGATGGAAGTGTAAATGGAGAATTGGGAACGGGGGAGTTGGTTGATGCCAAGAAAAGATGTGCTTGGGTTACTCCAAATACCG ATCCTTGTTATGTCGCATTCCATGACGAAGAATGGGGGGTTCCAGTTCACGATGATAG GAAGCTATTTGAACTGCTGAGCTTATCAACTGCTTTGGCAGAACTTACTTGGCCTGCCATTCTTAATAAAAGGCAATTATTTAG AGATGTATTTCAGGATTTTGAACCTGTGGGAGTAGCAAAATTAAATGAGAAGAGAATTACAGCAGTGGGAAGCATAGCCAGCTCGCTTCTCTCGGAGTTGAAGCTACGAGTAATTATCGAAAATGCTCGTCAGATGTGCAAG ATTATAGACGAGTTTGGATcttttgataaatatatatggGGCTTTGTAAACCATAAACCCACAGTTGGTCACTTCCGCTATCCCAGGCAAGTTCCCATCAAGACATCAAAAGCAGATGTGATAAGTAAAGACCTGGTGAAAAGAGGGTTTCGGGGTGTTGGTCCAACCGTTGTGTACTCGTTTATGCAAGTTGCTGGGATAACAAATGACCATCTCATCAGTTGTTATAGATTTCAGGAATGCATAGTTGCAGAATGTGCAAAAGATAAGGATGGCAGCTTCAAGGATAGATTTGAAGGGAAACAGATAGAAGATGAACCTGACTTGGGTGTAACAGGAGCTATCGATGGCTTGAGTCTATCGCAGGATTAG
- the LOC108227809 gene encoding cinnamoyl-CoA reductase 1, producing the protein MPSVAGQTVCVTGAGGFIASWMVKLLLEKGYSVKGTVRNPDDPKNAHLLELEGAKDRLTLCKADLLDYESLRNAISGCDGVFHSASPVTDDPEQMVEPAVIGTKNVIVAAAETKVRRVVFTSSIGAVYMDPSRGPDEVIDEDCWSDLEFCKATKNWYCYGKAVAEQAAWEEAKQRGVDMVAISPVLVLGPLLQPTVNASIVHILKYLTGSAKTYVNSVQAYVDVRDVASAHILLFENLSASGRYLCAESSLHRGEVVEILAKFFPEYPIPTKCSDEVNPRAKPLNFSNQKLKSLGLEFTPVKQCLYDTVKSLQEKGHLPVPKQADDIVTDPNLRIQSS; encoded by the exons ATGCCATCAGTTGCCGGCCAAACTGTGTGTGTCACCGGAGCTGGTGGCTTCATCGCGTCATGGATGGTAAAATTACTACTGGAGAAAGGTTATAGCGTTAAGGGGACGGTGAGAAATCCAG ATGATCCGAAGAATGCTCACTTACTAGAGCTGGAAGGAGCTAAGGATAGGTTGACGTTATGTAAAGCTGATCTTCTTGATTATGAGAGTTTGCGCAATGCTATTAGTGGTTGTGATGGTGTTTTTCACTCTGCTTCGCCTGTTACTGATGATCCT GAACAAATGGTGGAACCGGCTGTAATTGGGACCAAAAATGTGATTGTTGCAGCCGCGGAAACAAAAGTCAGGCGAGTGGTCTTCACTTCGTCGATTGGTGCAGTTTACATGGACCCTAGCAGAGGTCCTGATGAGGTCATTGATGAAGATTGCTGGAGTGATCTTGAGTTCTGCAAAGCCACCAAG AACTGGTATTGCTACGGAAAAGCAGTGGCAGAACAGGCTGCATGGGAGGAAGCAAAACAGAGAGGAGTCGACATGGTGGCGATCAGTCCAGTTTTGGTGCTTGGTCCATTGCTGCAGCCCACTGTAAATGCTAGCATCGTTCATATCCTCAAGTACCTTACAGGCTCGGCCAAGACTTATGTCAACTCGGTCCAGGCCTATGTGGACGTCAGGGACGTGGCCTCGGCACACATTCTCCTCTTCGAGAATCTCTCTGCTTCCGGCCGCTATCTCTGTGCTGAGAGTTCTCTTCACCGCGGTGAAGTCGTGGAAATCCTGGCCAAATTCTTCCCGGAATATCCTATTCCTACCAA GTGTTCTGACGAGGTTAATCCGAGAGCAAAACCTTTAAACTTTTCAAATCAAAAACTTAAAAGTTTAGGGCTTGAGTTTACACCAGTAAAGCAATGCTTATATGATACTGTGAAGAGTCTGCAAGAGAAAGGCCACCTTCCAGTCCCTAAGCAGGCAGATGATATTGTAACTGATCCAAATCTTCGAATCCAGTCTTCTTGA
- the LOC108224280 gene encoding sister chromatid cohesion protein PDS5 homolog D isoform X2: MSSCSGLELERELKEAGIRLLGLESLDVATVQDLLNSLDQVDGLLSKVEQAPSRSMQDALYPSMKALISDQLLKHSDIDVKVSVASCMSELTRITAPDAPYDDVQMKEIFRLTVTALGMLSSEASRGYNKALHILETLSKVRACLLMLDLECDQLIADMFNLFLRIIRYIPLPVVFRQMEYIMTLTIEESEEIPEELLSILLTSVTKKKADQSVFSRSWKLGEKVLRNCAVELQHCLPKVIRSRNLNINDFSDVVASICENSPGDELEVATPSAILQSGIDMTEGLRQERTNGIVRGTATLKALDNHHPVKQLNITEAGRHLQPENSDATGTLQAKTVNPPKKRGRKPGSLQKPKVGCQNSMSGERRESYKGPGSQHAHTDGSQPTKLRRNKKFRVLNHCQETAAKTNAKTNHSPGNIVVKKESDDSGEYIEKDSRIPHGINEKLVGRRVKVWWPLDQMFYEGAVASFDSLTQMHKVLYADGDEETLNLSNERWELLEEEHAPAASHKSLKKKAKTKSASLGKPGIISSAKGPRVADKSNTEAPKSGSSVDDFAPEAVRIADVTKDDVSKVDPTLKDDKQKSSSREDVSKANVLRIADMATNSITVNPNTKDDKHKLNSEKEITTQMIIAKPKPHTFVEVGGESIIHTPLTVKDKSPPTKLSEEMVMGILPDTGNAEGSDSGVVKKRRRLVSGEGLTP, from the exons ATGTCTTCTTGTTCAGGTTTAGAGCTTGAAAGAGAGCTTAAAGAGGCTGGAATTAGGCTCCTGGGCTTGGAATCATTAGATGTTGCTACAGTGCAAGACCTCCTCAACAGTCTTGAT CAAGTAGATGGTCTTTTATCCAAGGTTGAACAGGCACCATCTAGATCCATGCAAGATGCACTATACCCCTCAATGAAGGCACTCATTTCTGATCAGTTACTGAAGCATTCTGATATTGATGTGAAAGTTTCCGTTGCATCTTGCATGAGTGAGCTTACAAGAATAACTGCGCCAGACGCACCTTATGATGATGTTCAAATGAAG GAAATTTTTCGACTGACTGTAACGGCACTTGGAATGTTGTCTAGCGAAGCTAGTCGCGGTTATAATAAGGCACTTCATATTCTTGAGACTCTTTCAAAAGTCAGGGCATGCTTGTTGATGCTGGACCTTGAATGTGATCAATTAATTGCTGACATGTTCAATCTATTCCTGAGGATCATTAG GTACATCCCCCTCCCTGTTGTCTTTAGACAAATGGAATACATCATGACCTTGACCATAGAAGAAAGTGAAGAAATTCCAGAAGAGCTTCTAAGTATTCTTCTTACTAGCGTCACTAAGAAGAAAGCGGATCAG AGTGTCTTTTCCCGCTCTTGGAAGTTGGGAGAGAAGGTTTTAAGGAACTGTGCTGTTGAACTCCAGCATTGCCTCCCAAAGGTGATCAGATCAAGGAACCTGaatattaatgatttttctGATGTAGTAGCTTCCATATGTGAGAACTCTCCTGGAGATGAACTTGAG GTGGCCACTCCATCTGCTATATTACAATCAGGGATTGATATGACTGAAGGCCTTCGTCAAGAAAGGACTAATGGAATTGTGAGGGGAACGGCTACTTTGAAAGCATTAGATAACCATCATCCGGTCAAGCAACTGAATATTACAGAAGCTGGAAGGCATTTGCAGCCTGAAAATTCAGATGCAACAGGAACACTGCAAGCAAAAACAGTAAATCCTCCAAAGAAAAGGGGAAGAAAACCTGGTTCTCTGCAAAAACCAAAAGTTGGATGTCAGAATTCTATGTCTGGTGAGAGAAGAGAATCTTACAAAGGACCTGGTTCCCAGCATGCCCATACTGATGGAAGCCAGCCTACAAAGCTTCGGCGCAACAAAAAATTTAGAGTACTTAATCATTGTCAGGAAACTGCTGCTAAGACTAATGCCAAAACAAATCACTCTCCCGGTAATATAGTCGTTAAGAAGGAATCTGATGATTCAGGAGAATACATCGAGAAG GATTCAAGAATTCCACATGGTATCAATGAGAAATTGGTTGGTCGCAGAGTAAAGGTTTGGTGGCCATTGGATCAAAT GTTTTATGAAGGTGCTGTTGCTTCTTTCGACTCCTTAACACAGATGCACAAG GTATTATACGCAGATGGTGACGAAGAAACATTGAATTTGAGTAATGAGCGGTGGGAACTGCTGGAG GAAGAACATGCTCCTGCTGCATCTCATAA ATCCCTGAAGAAGAAGGCAAAAACAAAGTCAGCATCTTTGGGAAAACCAGGCATCATCTCTTCAGCAAAAGG GCCTAGAGTTGCCGACAAATCCAACACTGAAGCTCCGAAATCTGGCAGTTCTGTTGATGATTTTGCACCTGAAGCTGTTCGCATTGCTGATGTAACCAAGGATGATGTTAGTAAAGTAGATCCTACACTGAAAGATGACAAGCAAAAATCTTCTAGCAGAGAAGATGTTTCCAAGGCTAATGTCCTCCGCATTGCTGATATGGCAACAAACAGCATTACTGTAAATCCCAACACAAAGGATGACAAACACAAGCTTAATAGCGAGAAAGAGATCACAACGCAGATGATTATTGCAAAGCCTAAGCCTCACACTTTTGTAGAAGTTGGTGGCGAGAGTATAATCCATACTCCTCTGACAGTGAAAGATAAATCACCTCCTACAAAACTAAGCGAAGAAATGGTGATGGGAATATTGCCAGATACAGGTAATGCAGAAGGAAGCGATTCTGGCGTTGTCAAAAAGAGACGACGATTAGTGAGTGGCGAAGGACTCACTCCATAA
- the LOC108224280 gene encoding sister chromatid cohesion protein PDS5 homolog D isoform X1: MSSCSGLELERELKEAGIRLLGLESLDVATVQDLLNSLDQVDGLLSKVEQAPSRSMQDALYPSMKALISDQLLKHSDIDVKVSVASCMSELTRITAPDAPYDDVQMKEIFRLTVTALGMLSSEASRGYNKALHILETLSKVRACLLMLDLECDQLIADMFNLFLRIIRYIPLPVVFRQMEYIMTLTIEESEEIPEELLSILLTSVTKKKADQSVFSRSWKLGEKVLRNCAVELQHCLPKVIRSRNLNINDFSDVVASICENSPGDELEVATPSAILQSGIDMTEGLRQERTNGIVRGTATLKALDNHHPVKQLNITEAGRHLQPENSDATGTLQAKTVNPPKKRGRKPGSLQKPKVGCQNSMSGERRESYKGPGSQHAHTDGSQPTKLRRNKKFRVLNHCQETAAKTNAKTNHSPGNIVVKKESDDSGEYIEKDSRIPHGINEKLVGRRVKVWWPLDQMFYEGAVASFDSLTQMHKVLYADGDEETLNLSNERWELLEEEHAPAASHNCLNRSLKKKAKTKSASLGKPGIISSAKGPRVADKSNTEAPKSGSSVDDFAPEAVRIADVTKDDVSKVDPTLKDDKQKSSSREDVSKANVLRIADMATNSITVNPNTKDDKHKLNSEKEITTQMIIAKPKPHTFVEVGGESIIHTPLTVKDKSPPTKLSEEMVMGILPDTGNAEGSDSGVVKKRRRLVSGEGLTP; this comes from the exons ATGTCTTCTTGTTCAGGTTTAGAGCTTGAAAGAGAGCTTAAAGAGGCTGGAATTAGGCTCCTGGGCTTGGAATCATTAGATGTTGCTACAGTGCAAGACCTCCTCAACAGTCTTGAT CAAGTAGATGGTCTTTTATCCAAGGTTGAACAGGCACCATCTAGATCCATGCAAGATGCACTATACCCCTCAATGAAGGCACTCATTTCTGATCAGTTACTGAAGCATTCTGATATTGATGTGAAAGTTTCCGTTGCATCTTGCATGAGTGAGCTTACAAGAATAACTGCGCCAGACGCACCTTATGATGATGTTCAAATGAAG GAAATTTTTCGACTGACTGTAACGGCACTTGGAATGTTGTCTAGCGAAGCTAGTCGCGGTTATAATAAGGCACTTCATATTCTTGAGACTCTTTCAAAAGTCAGGGCATGCTTGTTGATGCTGGACCTTGAATGTGATCAATTAATTGCTGACATGTTCAATCTATTCCTGAGGATCATTAG GTACATCCCCCTCCCTGTTGTCTTTAGACAAATGGAATACATCATGACCTTGACCATAGAAGAAAGTGAAGAAATTCCAGAAGAGCTTCTAAGTATTCTTCTTACTAGCGTCACTAAGAAGAAAGCGGATCAG AGTGTCTTTTCCCGCTCTTGGAAGTTGGGAGAGAAGGTTTTAAGGAACTGTGCTGTTGAACTCCAGCATTGCCTCCCAAAGGTGATCAGATCAAGGAACCTGaatattaatgatttttctGATGTAGTAGCTTCCATATGTGAGAACTCTCCTGGAGATGAACTTGAG GTGGCCACTCCATCTGCTATATTACAATCAGGGATTGATATGACTGAAGGCCTTCGTCAAGAAAGGACTAATGGAATTGTGAGGGGAACGGCTACTTTGAAAGCATTAGATAACCATCATCCGGTCAAGCAACTGAATATTACAGAAGCTGGAAGGCATTTGCAGCCTGAAAATTCAGATGCAACAGGAACACTGCAAGCAAAAACAGTAAATCCTCCAAAGAAAAGGGGAAGAAAACCTGGTTCTCTGCAAAAACCAAAAGTTGGATGTCAGAATTCTATGTCTGGTGAGAGAAGAGAATCTTACAAAGGACCTGGTTCCCAGCATGCCCATACTGATGGAAGCCAGCCTACAAAGCTTCGGCGCAACAAAAAATTTAGAGTACTTAATCATTGTCAGGAAACTGCTGCTAAGACTAATGCCAAAACAAATCACTCTCCCGGTAATATAGTCGTTAAGAAGGAATCTGATGATTCAGGAGAATACATCGAGAAG GATTCAAGAATTCCACATGGTATCAATGAGAAATTGGTTGGTCGCAGAGTAAAGGTTTGGTGGCCATTGGATCAAAT GTTTTATGAAGGTGCTGTTGCTTCTTTCGACTCCTTAACACAGATGCACAAG GTATTATACGCAGATGGTGACGAAGAAACATTGAATTTGAGTAATGAGCGGTGGGAACTGCTGGAG GAAGAACATGCTCCTGCTGCATCTCATAA CTGTCTTAACAGATCCCTGAAGAAGAAGGCAAAAACAAAGTCAGCATCTTTGGGAAAACCAGGCATCATCTCTTCAGCAAAAGG GCCTAGAGTTGCCGACAAATCCAACACTGAAGCTCCGAAATCTGGCAGTTCTGTTGATGATTTTGCACCTGAAGCTGTTCGCATTGCTGATGTAACCAAGGATGATGTTAGTAAAGTAGATCCTACACTGAAAGATGACAAGCAAAAATCTTCTAGCAGAGAAGATGTTTCCAAGGCTAATGTCCTCCGCATTGCTGATATGGCAACAAACAGCATTACTGTAAATCCCAACACAAAGGATGACAAACACAAGCTTAATAGCGAGAAAGAGATCACAACGCAGATGATTATTGCAAAGCCTAAGCCTCACACTTTTGTAGAAGTTGGTGGCGAGAGTATAATCCATACTCCTCTGACAGTGAAAGATAAATCACCTCCTACAAAACTAAGCGAAGAAATGGTGATGGGAATATTGCCAGATACAGGTAATGCAGAAGGAAGCGATTCTGGCGTTGTCAAAAAGAGACGACGATTAGTGAGTGGCGAAGGACTCACTCCATAA